Proteins from a genomic interval of Methanoplanus endosymbiosus:
- a CDS encoding rubrerythrin family protein yields the protein MTTMDNAEEAYAGESQANRKYEIFSEKAAAEGYPNVAKLFKAASEAEAIHAKRLLLILNKLGSTEENLKGSVAGETEEYTEMYPAFIKTANEEGQKEAATVFTHAMKAEEVHAGRYEKALEAVSAGDDFEASKIYLCPVCGNIEIDSIPERCPICGVPARMFREVE from the coding sequence ATGACTACAATGGACAATGCAGAAGAGGCATATGCAGGCGAATCACAGGCAAACCGTAAGTACGAGATCTTCTCAGAGAAAGCGGCAGCAGAGGGATACCCAAATGTCGCAAAGCTCTTCAAAGCAGCATCAGAGGCAGAAGCCATTCATGCAAAGAGGCTCTTATTAATTTTGAATAAACTTGGTTCAACAGAGGAGAACCTCAAAGGATCAGTTGCCGGTGAGACAGAAGAGTACACAGAGATGTACCCTGCATTTATCAAAACTGCAAATGAAGAGGGACAAAAAGAAGCCGCAACGGTATTTACACATGCAATGAAGGCAGAGGAAGTGCATGCAGGAAGGTATGAAAAGGCACTTGAAGCAGTATCCGCAGGAGATGACTTTGAAGCATCAAAGATCTACCTCTGCCCGGTATGTGGAAATATTGAGATCGACAGCATTCCTGAAAGATGCCCCATCTGTGGTGTTCCGGCAAGAATGTTTCGGGAAGTAGAGTAA
- the acs gene encoding acetate--CoA ligase — protein sequence MSKIYHADPSYRTNAHMPDYYEALWRFKDDPETYWAKVAGELVWEKKWDRILDWNPPYAAWFPGGKLNITVNCLDRHVNDGKRNKVALIFRGDDGGEKVLTYRQLYREVNRFANGLKELGVKKGDRIVFYMPFIPEHVIAILACARLGAIHSIVYAGFGSEALHARIKDSKARFVITADVSIRRGRSISLKSIVDEAIVNASTVEKVIVHRRSYPPIELYSEMEMDFNDVMKGQSHYCEPEIMDAEDPLFILYTSGTTGTPKGVLHTCGGYLVGTYYTTKYVFDMKDNDVYWCTADPGWITGHSYIVYGPLSNGATIIISESVPDYPDPGIWWEIVEEFGVTIMYTAPTAIRMFMKYGEQWPDKYNLDSLRILGSVGEPLNPEAFEWFYRVIGKSRVPIVDTWWQTETGMHMITTLIGEPMKPGFAGKPLPGVEADVVDKQGNSLPPGKTGLLVIKGPWPAMMKGIWNNEERYRHYWSQIEGCYTVGDLAVRDKDGYIMILGRSDDIIIVAGHNLGTAEVESALISHETVAEAAVIGIPDPLKGNIIKASVILRTGFEGSETLSNELKYHVRMTIGPIAMPSEIKFVESLPKTRSGKIMRRVLKAEAMGLDPGDISTLED from the coding sequence ATGTCAAAGATATACCACGCAGATCCCTCCTACCGGACAAATGCACACATGCCGGACTACTATGAGGCTCTGTGGCGTTTTAAGGATGATCCGGAGACCTACTGGGCAAAAGTGGCAGGGGAACTCGTCTGGGAGAAAAAATGGGACAGAATCCTCGACTGGAACCCCCCATATGCAGCATGGTTTCCGGGCGGAAAACTGAACATCACAGTAAACTGCCTTGACAGGCATGTAAATGACGGAAAAAGAAACAAGGTTGCCTTAATCTTCAGGGGAGATGACGGCGGCGAGAAGGTACTGACGTACAGGCAGCTGTACAGGGAAGTAAACAGATTTGCAAACGGCCTTAAAGAACTCGGTGTGAAAAAAGGCGACAGAATTGTCTTTTACATGCCGTTTATTCCTGAGCACGTGATTGCAATTCTTGCCTGTGCAAGGCTTGGCGCAATACACTCAATTGTTTATGCAGGATTCGGATCAGAAGCCCTGCATGCAAGGATAAAGGACTCAAAAGCCAGATTTGTCATAACAGCAGATGTGAGCATCAGAAGGGGACGATCAATCAGCCTGAAATCAATCGTGGATGAGGCAATAGTCAATGCATCCACCGTTGAAAAGGTGATAGTGCACAGACGATCATATCCACCGATTGAACTCTACTCTGAGATGGAGATGGATTTCAATGATGTCATGAAGGGTCAGAGCCACTACTGCGAACCTGAGATAATGGATGCTGAAGATCCTTTATTCATATTATACACAAGCGGGACGACCGGAACACCAAAGGGGGTACTGCATACCTGCGGAGGTTATCTCGTCGGAACGTATTACACTACAAAGTATGTCTTTGATATGAAGGACAACGATGTTTACTGGTGCACAGCAGATCCGGGGTGGATCACAGGGCATTCGTATATAGTCTATGGCCCGCTCTCAAACGGCGCAACAATTATAATCAGTGAATCAGTGCCGGACTATCCTGATCCTGGGATATGGTGGGAGATTGTCGAGGAGTTTGGTGTGACCATCATGTACACCGCACCAACGGCCATCAGGATGTTTATGAAGTACGGCGAGCAATGGCCGGATAAATATAACCTTGACTCACTGAGAATACTCGGCTCAGTCGGAGAACCCTTAAATCCTGAAGCCTTTGAGTGGTTTTACAGGGTTATCGGGAAGAGCAGGGTTCCGATTGTAGATACATGGTGGCAGACCGAGACCGGCATGCACATGATAACAACACTCATCGGTGAACCGATGAAGCCCGGATTTGCAGGCAAGCCACTTCCCGGAGTTGAAGCTGATGTTGTCGATAAGCAGGGCAATTCGCTCCCTCCCGGAAAAACAGGCCTGCTTGTGATAAAAGGGCCGTGGCCGGCAATGATGAAGGGGATATGGAACAATGAAGAGAGATACAGGCATTACTGGTCACAGATTGAAGGCTGTTATACTGTCGGGGATCTCGCTGTCAGGGATAAAGATGGGTATATAATGATACTCGGAAGATCTGACGATATAATCATTGTCGCGGGACACAACCTCGGAACAGCTGAGGTTGAGTCTGCACTCATATCGCATGAAACAGTCGCTGAAGCGGCAGTTATCGGCATTCCTGACCCGCTAAAGGGCAATATAATAAAAGCGTCAGTAATTCTCAGAACAGGATTTGAAGGTTCTGAGACACTCTCCAATGAACTGAAATATCATGTACGAATGACAATCGGCCCTATAGCGATGCCATCTGAGATAAAATTTGTTGAAAGCCTGCCAAAGACAAGAAGCGGCAAAATTATGAGGAGGGTTTTAAAGGCCGAGGCGATGGGGCTTGATCCCGGAGACATCTCAACGCTTGAAGACTGA
- the radC gene encoding RadC family protein, with product MKAIRDTYVGDRPREKIACKGVECLKNSELIAAIIGSGMPGRDVLQVATEIEKILNEAKGNPGYDNLLSVDGVGASKASQIVASFELVKRYMPRDAVKITKPHDILPLVDYLKVKKQEYFICVTLNGAGEVIENRVVTVGTLNHSPVHPREVFADAISDRAASVILVHNHPSGNPEPSADDIAVTERLLKSGEIVGISILDHIIIAKNGLVSLRERGYI from the coding sequence ATGAAAGCTATCAGGGATACGTATGTGGGGGACAGGCCGCGTGAAAAGATTGCCTGCAAGGGTGTGGAATGCCTGAAGAACAGTGAACTTATCGCGGCAATAATCGGCAGCGGCATGCCCGGACGTGATGTCTTACAGGTGGCCACTGAGATTGAAAAAATTCTTAATGAGGCTAAGGGAAATCCCGGTTATGATAACCTCCTCTCTGTTGATGGTGTGGGCGCTTCAAAGGCATCCCAGATAGTTGCCTCTTTTGAACTTGTAAAGCGTTATATGCCGCGTGATGCAGTTAAGATCACAAAGCCGCATGATATTCTGCCTCTTGTGGATTATCTGAAGGTAAAAAAACAGGAATATTTCATCTGTGTAACTCTCAATGGTGCCGGGGAAGTGATAGAAAACCGGGTTGTTACGGTTGGCACTTTAAACCACAGTCCTGTCCACCCAAGAGAAGTCTTTGCCGATGCAATATCTGACCGTGCCGCATCCGTAATTCTTGTCCATAACCACCCGTCAGGCAATCCTGAACCGTCAGCAGATGACATTGCTGTGACTGAGAGGCTTTTGAAATCCGGAGAAATTGTTGGGATAAGCATTCTTGACCATATAATCATTGCAAAAAACGGGCTTGTGAGTTTAAGGGAGAGAGGGTATATCTGA
- a CDS encoding flavodoxin family protein: protein MKPQIIALLGSPIDDGNTARLLSEAIKGAEDAGCSVIKVDVTKLKFSPCMEHFYCEQNDDCMIKDDVSPLLKRFRKVDGLIIASPVMTMGFPGAIKSFMDRFQVFFMAKYVRKDPLVTKEMKKWRKALLISIGGMNVPYDFDGVRLSMRAFCDITDFEYWEDVLQNDMDSIIDITKKPDKIKEAYTKSHEMCRIIAEDKKKYSDEVKAE, encoded by the coding sequence ATGAAGCCACAGATTATTGCACTGCTCGGAAGTCCTATTGATGACGGAAATACTGCAAGACTGCTCTCAGAAGCAATCAAGGGCGCTGAGGACGCGGGATGCAGTGTCATAAAGGTTGATGTTACAAAACTGAAATTTTCACCATGTATGGAGCATTTTTACTGCGAACAGAATGACGACTGCATGATAAAAGATGACGTATCACCGTTATTAAAGAGATTCAGAAAAGTTGACGGATTAATCATTGCATCCCCCGTTATGACAATGGGATTTCCGGGGGCCATAAAATCATTCATGGACAGGTTCCAGGTATTTTTTATGGCAAAGTACGTACGAAAAGATCCGCTTGTCACAAAAGAGATGAAAAAATGGAGAAAGGCGCTCTTAATCTCAATAGGCGGCATGAATGTCCCTTATGACTTTGACGGGGTCAGGCTTTCGATGAGGGCTTTCTGCGACATTACGGATTTTGAATACTGGGAAGACGTACTTCAGAATGATATGGACAGTATTATTGACATAACAAAAAAGCCTGACAAGATAAAAGAGGCATATACAAAGTCACATGAGATGTGCAGGATTATCGCCGAGGATAAGAAAAAATATTCAGATGAAGTAAAAGCTGAATAG
- a CDS encoding zinc ribbon-containing protein, which yields MTENAKTVKAGEKVGPGKYVCVDCGLEFEVNDSQQDLRKCPTCACEMYQCLPITHIRPDVKTPEDAKHPPKR from the coding sequence ATGACAGAAAATGCAAAAACGGTAAAAGCCGGCGAAAAAGTCGGACCTGGTAAATATGTATGTGTTGATTGCGGACTTGAATTTGAAGTCAATGACTCTCAGCAGGATTTAAGGAAATGCCCTACCTGTGCATGTGAGATGTATCAGTGCTTACCTATTACACATATCAGGCCGGATGTTAAGACTCCTGAGGATGCAAAACACCCTCCGAAGAGATAA
- a CDS encoding desulfoferrodoxin FeS4 iron-binding domain-containing protein has translation MVNVTEAGEVFECEICGNVVEVKEVGGGELICCGEPMNKKEE, from the coding sequence ATGGTAAATGTAACTGAGGCCGGAGAAGTCTTTGAATGTGAGATCTGCGGCAATGTGGTAGAGGTTAAGGAAGTCGGCGGCGGAGAGCTTATCTGCTGTGGCGAACCTATGAACAAAAAGGAGGAGTGA
- a CDS encoding carboxymuconolactone decarboxylase family protein — MSDLKDLEEKIGKVPAVFRDMAENDPEMYEKILEFDNYIWADGSLSKQTKKILAIAITAAMRDNKALAAQMAGAKNLGVKKEEIEEALRVAFLISGMPAYAQGRNELDALYK, encoded by the coding sequence ATGTCTGATTTAAAGGATCTTGAGGAGAAGATCGGAAAAGTGCCTGCGGTGTTCCGTGATATGGCAGAGAATGACCCTGAGATGTATGAGAAAATTCTTGAATTTGACAATTATATCTGGGCAGACGGTTCCCTTTCCAAACAGACCAAGAAAATTCTTGCAATAGCCATAACTGCGGCAATGAGGGATAACAAGGCACTTGCTGCCCAGATGGCCGGTGCAAAAAATCTCGGCGTAAAGAAGGAAGAGATTGAGGAAGCATTGCGTGTCGCCTTCCTTATTTCAGGTATGCCTGCCTATGCACAGGGCAGAAATGAACTGGATGCCCTTTATAAATAA
- a CDS encoding peroxiredoxin, whose product MESEYKEFECLSMPVIGEPAPEFEALTTHGKIKLSDYRGSWVIMFSHPADFTPVCTTEFAAFAGVYDELKSLNAELIGLSIDSVHSHIAWVRNIDEKLGIKIPFPVIADLDMSVANKFGMIHKGQSNTSTVRTVFFIDPEGKIRAMIYYPLSNGRYIPEIVRALKAFQASDEHHIATPANWQPGDKVIVPPPATQQEAEERASKGYDCKDFYLCFKDI is encoded by the coding sequence ATGGAATCTGAATATAAAGAGTTTGAATGCCTTTCAATGCCGGTTATTGGCGAACCTGCACCGGAATTTGAGGCATTAACTACCCACGGGAAGATAAAGCTCTCGGACTACCGGGGATCGTGGGTGATAATGTTCTCGCACCCGGCAGACTTTACACCCGTATGCACCACTGAATTTGCAGCCTTTGCAGGCGTTTATGATGAACTGAAGTCACTGAATGCTGAACTTATCGGCCTTTCAATTGACAGTGTTCATTCACACATTGCATGGGTCAGAAATATTGATGAGAAACTTGGCATTAAGATACCCTTCCCTGTCATAGCCGATCTTGATATGAGTGTAGCGAATAAATTCGGCATGATTCATAAGGGGCAGAGCAACACCTCAACTGTCAGGACGGTCTTCTTCATCGATCCTGAAGGAAAGATCAGAGCGATGATCTATTATCCGCTCTCAAACGGACGGTATATCCCGGAGATTGTCAGGGCTTTGAAGGCATTTCAGGCAAGCGATGAACATCACATTGCAACCCCTGCAAACTGGCAGCCCGGTGATAAGGTGATTGTGCCTCCGCCGGCAACCCAGCAGGAGGCGGAGGAGCGTGCTTCAAAGGGCTATGACTGCAAGGATTTCTATCTTTGCTTTAAGGATATCTGA
- a CDS encoding flavodoxin family protein has product MVISVLAFAGSPRRHGNSETLLDYLLNSLQADEEVVIEKYALSDVDVKPCRGCNVCEKKGECVIKDDFGTLAGKIESVDIIVLSAPVYCLGLCAQAKALIDRMQVFRSRKYVLGMEIVPPEKRGKKTGVFISTAGQDWDWVFDAVIPTVKCFYHLAGVKNRDVEYLMVNNVDAKGAVQAHPDAVRLAEESAAAVLKKVRMLRSGE; this is encoded by the coding sequence ATGGTAATATCCGTTCTTGCCTTTGCCGGAAGTCCCAGAAGGCATGGTAACTCCGAGACCCTGCTTGATTATCTCTTAAACAGCCTTCAGGCTGATGAAGAGGTTGTAATTGAAAAGTATGCCTTATCAGATGTCGATGTAAAACCCTGCCGGGGATGCAATGTCTGTGAGAAGAAGGGTGAATGTGTTATTAAGGATGATTTCGGAACGCTTGCCGGAAAGATCGAATCTGTGGATATAATTGTTCTTTCAGCTCCGGTGTACTGCCTTGGGCTGTGTGCACAGGCAAAGGCTCTGATTGACAGGATGCAGGTATTCAGATCCAGAAAATATGTCCTCGGTATGGAGATAGTCCCTCCTGAGAAAAGGGGGAAAAAAACCGGGGTCTTTATTTCAACGGCCGGGCAGGACTGGGACTGGGTCTTTGATGCCGTAATTCCGACTGTCAAATGCTTTTATCATCTTGCAGGGGTTAAAAACCGGGATGTCGAATATCTTATGGTAAATAATGTGGACGCTAAAGGGGCGGTACAGGCACATCCTGATGCAGTAAGGCTTGCAGAAGAGTCTGCTGCTGCGGTCCTGAAAAAGGTGCGAATGCTTAGAAGTGGTGAGTGA
- a CDS encoding flavodoxin family protein: protein MVSDITINVLGISGSPRKNGNTEKLLDCFLKGAYDAGGAVEKIELRKLGYKSCMGCNKCHKSGVCVVHDDLTGLYMKILSADITALASPIYSMSVTAEIKGLIDRGQYLWARKFILEDLHFDENHVKNHKGFFISTAGMERTDVFDYVKPVVTAFFNDCGIEFTDTIAANGMDKSGGIEGRPEIMKSAYNAGREAVLSLAGRDD from the coding sequence GTGGTGAGTGATATTACAATAAATGTGCTGGGTATTTCGGGAAGTCCGAGAAAAAATGGCAATACAGAAAAACTCCTTGACTGTTTTTTAAAGGGGGCATATGATGCCGGAGGGGCTGTTGAGAAGATTGAGCTTAGAAAACTCGGATATAAGAGCTGCATGGGGTGCAATAAATGCCATAAGAGCGGCGTGTGTGTTGTACATGATGACCTTACAGGTCTGTATATGAAGATCTTATCTGCTGATATCACGGCCCTTGCCTCCCCGATATACTCAATGTCGGTGACTGCCGAGATAAAGGGCCTCATTGACCGTGGTCAGTATCTGTGGGCGAGGAAATTTATTCTTGAAGATCTTCACTTTGACGAGAACCATGTCAAAAATCATAAGGGCTTTTTTATCTCAACCGCAGGAATGGAGAGGACAGATGTCTTTGATTATGTGAAGCCTGTAGTGACTGCATTTTTTAATGACTGCGGTATTGAATTTACAGATACCATCGCTGCGAATGGCATGGATAAATCCGGAGGTATTGAGGGCCGGCCTGAAATTATGAAGAGTGCCTACAATGCCGGAAGAGAAGCTGTTCTCTCCCTCGCCGGCAGGGATGATTAG
- a CDS encoding peptidase M50 produces the protein MNTNNILSHITKREKHDLIIAWLAIAIAFTLIFVRDRITPETFLLFFGVSLLTVGLGFALHELAHKFTAIKFGYWAEFRRDNQMLVIAVALAALVGVVFAAPGATVIYSRDGRPMTAKENGMISAAGPMVNLILCVPFLLLIILGAVLGAGFLPFLLTITGLVGMSVNSMIAFFNLLPVSVLDGKKILSWNPAVFAALIIVSLVMILISQDYGGILDSIVQIFA, from the coding sequence ATGAATACCAATAATATATTATCCCATATTACTAAAAGGGAAAAGCACGACCTGATAATTGCCTGGCTTGCTATTGCCATAGCATTTACACTCATATTTGTCAGAGACAGGATAACACCGGAAACTTTTCTGTTATTCTTCGGGGTCTCACTCTTAACAGTAGGCCTCGGGTTTGCCCTTCACGAACTTGCACATAAGTTTACAGCAATAAAATTCGGCTACTGGGCTGAATTCAGAAGGGACAACCAGATGCTTGTAATTGCAGTAGCTCTTGCGGCACTTGTCGGTGTTGTATTTGCAGCGCCCGGTGCAACAGTCATTTACTCAAGGGACGGCAGACCGATGACAGCAAAGGAGAATGGCATGATCTCAGCCGCAGGGCCGATGGTAAACCTCATACTATGTGTGCCATTCCTGCTGCTTATAATTCTGGGCGCAGTGCTTGGCGCAGGATTTCTGCCATTCCTGCTCACCATAACCGGACTTGTGGGCATGTCAGTGAACTCAATGATAGCATTCTTTAACCTGCTGCCTGTAAGTGTCCTTGACGGAAAGAAGATCCTCTCATGGAATCCGGCAGTATTTGCAGCGCTCATCATTGTATCACTCGTAATGATTCTCATATCACAAGACTACGGCGGAATTCTGGACTCAATAGTTCAGATCTTCGCATAA
- a CDS encoding chorismate mutase, with protein MDLMGARTRIEEIDMKIIDLISERSDLASVVAEAKRREGGAVRDDEQREKVIARAVDRAKESGLDPEPVKEIFELLILMNEYRQWKITEGD; from the coding sequence ATGGATCTGATGGGAGCAAGAACCCGGATAGAGGAGATTGATATGAAGATAATCGACCTCATCAGTGAGAGGTCTGATCTGGCATCTGTGGTTGCAGAGGCGAAGAGAAGAGAGGGCGGGGCTGTACGTGATGATGAGCAGAGGGAGAAGGTCATCGCACGTGCAGTTGACAGAGCAAAGGAGTCCGGCCTTGATCCCGAACCTGTAAAGGAAATATTTGAGCTTCTGATTCTGATGAATGAATACAGGCAGTGGAAGATTACTGAAGGGGATTAG
- the argB gene encoding acetylglutamate kinase, protein MNRVDVLMEAMPYIQQFHGKTVVVKLGGHAMVDAAVLDTVIQDVVLLHYVGMRVVIVHGGGPEITQKMKDMGKEPKFVGGLRITDKETLEIAQMVLVGKINDGIVSLITKFGARGVGVSGNDGNILFAKKMGAKRIKIDDLEQDVDLGHVGEIEEVDPSLLECLLENEYIPVIAPIAIDKRGMSLNVNADTAAGEIAIALKAFKFINMSDVDGVMNAARTRTYHRLNINEAERLIKEGVIVSGMIPKIESCISCLRDSVNYTHIINGNNDHSLLLELFTHEGVGTMITRNEQ, encoded by the coding sequence ATGAACAGAGTAGATGTTTTAATGGAGGCAATGCCGTATATACAGCAGTTTCACGGAAAAACTGTTGTCGTAAAACTTGGAGGGCATGCCATGGTGGACGCAGCCGTACTTGACACTGTAATTCAGGACGTGGTACTTCTGCATTATGTCGGAATGCGGGTTGTAATTGTTCACGGCGGCGGCCCTGAGATAACCCAGAAGATGAAGGATATGGGTAAAGAACCGAAATTTGTCGGCGGCCTGAGAATTACAGACAAAGAGACTCTTGAGATCGCCCAGATGGTCCTTGTCGGAAAGATAAATGACGGCATAGTATCCCTCATCACCAAATTCGGCGCAAGGGGTGTAGGAGTATCCGGTAATGACGGCAATATTCTCTTTGCAAAAAAAATGGGAGCTAAGAGGATAAAGATAGATGATCTTGAGCAGGATGTCGATCTCGGCCATGTCGGTGAGATAGAAGAGGTTGATCCCTCCCTCCTTGAATGTCTGCTGGAGAACGAATATATACCGGTAATTGCCCCAATTGCAATAGATAAACGTGGCATGAGCCTCAATGTAAATGCCGACACTGCCGCAGGTGAGATTGCAATTGCTCTTAAGGCATTTAAATTCATCAATATGTCTGATGTGGACGGTGTAATGAATGCGGCAAGGACACGGACATACCACAGGCTGAATATAAATGAGGCTGAAAGGCTCATAAAAGAGGGAGTCATTGTAAGCGGCATGATACCAAAAATTGAGTCATGTATCAGCTGCCTCAGAGATAGTGTTAATTACACACACATAATAAACGGAAACAATGATCACAGTCTCCTGCTTGAACTTTTCACACATGAGGGTGTGGGAACGATGATCACCAGGAATGAGCAGTAA
- the argJ gene encoding bifunctional ornithine acetyltransferase/N-acetylglutamate synthase, whose translation MKSICAVKGVTAAGIKEGRYGLALIKASGNAAAVFTRNLLAAEPVHLMRERMKSGYLDGIIVNSGNANVYTGEQGLKDAERMAELAAEAFGTTPEKVGVASTGVIGRFMRMEIIEDQFSRIRSDIRPDEKAEDDAESAIMTTDTKPKHAVCRREGFTVAGITKGSGMIAPNMGTMLAFIYTDAEAEAEELSIMLKKAVDRSFNRVVVDGDTSTNDCAFFTATGIMGRADPDELYSALEEVCVSLAKQIASDGEGATKMLEITVINAASEEDAADVAKTVVESPLVKTAVYGEDPNWGRVIASAGRAGVHFDTEKVSVYISDGEKRVPLAVRGEITADDIKNPDTLKAAKDMMAGETVTFVIDLDSGSESATAWGCDLTEKYVEINGKYTT comes from the coding sequence ATGAAGAGCATATGCGCCGTGAAAGGTGTAACGGCAGCCGGAATTAAGGAGGGCAGGTACGGCCTCGCACTTATAAAAGCTTCAGGAAACGCAGCTGCCGTATTTACCAGAAACCTTCTCGCAGCAGAACCTGTGCACCTCATGAGGGAGAGGATGAAATCCGGATATTTAGACGGAATAATTGTCAATTCCGGAAATGCCAATGTATATACCGGCGAGCAGGGATTAAAAGACGCAGAGAGGATGGCAGAACTTGCAGCTGAGGCATTCGGGACAACCCCTGAAAAGGTAGGCGTTGCAAGCACAGGTGTCATCGGGCGCTTCATGAGAATGGAGATAATTGAAGATCAGTTCAGCAGGATAAGATCAGATATTCGTCCGGATGAAAAAGCAGAAGATGATGCCGAATCAGCCATAATGACGACAGACACAAAGCCAAAACACGCAGTATGCAGAAGAGAAGGCTTTACTGTTGCCGGAATTACAAAGGGGAGCGGCATGATAGCACCTAATATGGGTACAATGCTCGCATTCATCTATACAGATGCTGAAGCTGAGGCAGAAGAACTCAGCATTATGCTTAAAAAAGCGGTTGACCGGAGTTTTAACAGGGTTGTGGTTGACGGCGATACATCAACAAACGACTGCGCTTTCTTCACTGCCACCGGAATTATGGGAAGGGCAGATCCTGACGAGCTTTACAGTGCACTTGAGGAGGTCTGTGTATCCCTCGCAAAGCAGATAGCATCTGACGGTGAGGGTGCAACAAAGATGCTTGAGATAACAGTCATAAACGCCGCATCCGAGGAGGATGCAGCAGATGTTGCAAAGACTGTTGTAGAATCTCCACTTGTGAAAACAGCTGTTTATGGCGAGGATCCGAACTGGGGCAGAGTCATCGCCTCAGCAGGGCGCGCAGGCGTTCACTTTGATACCGAAAAGGTGTCAGTGTATATATCAGACGGAGAGAAGAGAGTTCCCCTTGCTGTCAGAGGGGAGATAACCGCAGATGACATCAAAAATCCTGATACCCTGAAGGCGGCAAAGGATATGATGGCAGGCGAAACTGTCACCTTTGTGATAGATCTCGACTCAGGCAGTGAATCCGCAACAGCCTGGGGCTGTGATCTGACAGAGAAATATGTGGAAATTAACGGGAAATACACAACATGA
- a CDS encoding CBS domain-containing protein: MKVRDVMTPNPVTITVNSKVSDAAGILRKKRIGGLPVMNGERVAGIVTETDVLSLLETGDLSDDLWLPSPLEIIEIPIREYINWEKTKKALSDIGDSPVSDIMSTEIVSIDDEADIEDAAGLMLSEGIARLPVLKHNRLVGIITRQDIVRGIGTGSNGD, encoded by the coding sequence ATGAAAGTCAGGGACGTAATGACACCAAACCCGGTGACAATAACAGTTAATTCAAAGGTGAGTGATGCTGCCGGAATTCTGAGGAAGAAAAGAATCGGAGGCCTTCCTGTAATGAACGGCGAGAGAGTAGCCGGAATTGTGACAGAGACAGACGTACTCTCACTGCTTGAGACAGGCGACCTAAGTGATGACCTCTGGCTGCCGTCACCGCTGGAGATAATAGAGATCCCAATCAGGGAATATATCAACTGGGAGAAGACAAAAAAAGCATTGTCAGACATAGGTGACAGCCCGGTGTCAGATATCATGAGCACAGAGATTGTATCCATAGATGACGAGGCTGACATCGAGGATGCCGCCGGGCTTATGCTCTCGGAGGGAATTGCCAGGCTTCCGGTCCTAAAACATAACAGACTTGTCGGGATCATAACAAGGCAGGATATCGTCAGAGGTATAGGGACAGGATCAAACGGGGACTGA